The genomic DNA CCATCCAGGTGGCTATCCTTGTGGTCTGATAGGTGCTTTTGATTCTGGTTGCATTCCAGTCCCGGTTGCACACCCAACGACTTGGGGATCGATCAAGGCCATGTATGGGAGTGGGAAGTAGATGATCTTTAACATAGGAAATCATCAGACCCGACCCAACCAATGTGAACCAGTCTACCTGGGGGCGGGTGAAGGCGACTTATAAATGGGGAGGGTGCTATGGTATCCCGCCAGGTTCTGATCGTGCTGGTCATATCCCTGATGCCCGCAGTCAGCTCTGCCACGACCTGGAACGTCTACGAAGACGGCTCAGGTGATGCGCCGTTCATCCAGGCAGCGATAGATAGCGCCGCAAGTAGGGACACAGTACGGGTCTGGCCGGGAACGTACGATGAGGATCCCATCCTGATATACGGGAAATCACTGCAGCTTGAATCGACGGGAGGCGCGGAGATGACAACCATTCCGAGCCTCTACTGGATATATGGGAATGGACCGGAAACAGTGATAGTCTCCGGCTTCAGAATCGTGGAGGTGAATGGCCAACCGGCCTTTCGGGTAGCATTGATCAACCGATTTGAGATCCGGCAATGTATAATCGAGGGTTTTGGAGACAATAGCTCGGTGGCCGGCGTAGAGGAGTTTAGCATCGATGAATGTGTTTTCAGGGACAACATCAACCAGCACGATCAAGCGGGAGGGGCGCTGGCGATTGAATCCGTGCACCGAGGAGACATAACGAATTGTCTCTTCATTGGAAATCAGACAACGCATTGGAACGAAGGCGGTAATCCGGATCTTGGTGGTGGCGGTGCTCTGAATGCGTGGACCGCGTCCGGCTATGGACCGTTAAGAATCTCAGGCAATCTTTTCGTCGGCAATGAAGCGCCACGGACAGGTGCCGTAATGATTGCCGGGAATATCGAGTTTTTCAACAACACAGTTGTCGGCAATACTTCTGATTTGGCTGCCGTGTACCTCGCCCCAGACGATGAAGCGACGATTCACCACAATGTCTTTGCATCGAATGATCCGTATGGGCTATACGTCTGGCTTCATACTGGGTGGCAACGTTGTTGCTGCAATGGCTACTGGGAAAACACCGGCTGGCCGGATTTCTACAACCATGAAGGTCAGTGGGCTGGCCCGTGTTTGGGTTGCGAGGACATAGATGACTGGGCTGATGTAATGATGGATCCACTGTTCTGCGATCCTGATCTTGAGGATTATCATCTACAAAATTCGTCACCCCTGTTGCCGGAAAACCACCCACCAGGTTCCGAGGATTGCGGGGGTCTGATAGGTGCCTTTGGGGCGGGCTGCGCCTCCTCATCAGTCTCCGAACCAGCTAAGCCAATTCCGTCATCGTGGGGGCAGATCAAGGCGACTTATAAATAGGGGGTAATTCATGCGGGTGCATTTCGCATTTATACTTCTGGCTATTATTCCAGCCCCTGGATCAGCCATGATCTACAATGTTCCATCTAGTTTCTCCACCATCCAGGCGGGGCTTGATGCGGCCACCGCAGGAGATAGTGTTCTAGTGGCAGCTGGAATATATGCAGGAAATGGCAATAACAACCTCGGCTTTGCGGGAAAGGATATTGTCTTGATTTCGGAGGAAGGTGCCGCAGCTACGATAATTGATTGTCAAGGTGAGCACTTTGGAATTTATTTTCAAAATCGTGAAAGCCGAAATTGTATAGTTGATGGATTTACCATTCGCGGAGCCGATCGCACCGCAATCGTGTTTGGGAATGAAGCGTCATCAACAGTCGCCAACTGCATTTTGAAGGAGAATACGAGGGGTTTATCATGCTCGGAGGCGTCCTCGTGTATGATTGATAATTGTCTCATTCTCTCGAATGGGAGAGGCGATGGGGCTGGCATTTATATTTCGCATTCCTCACCAGAGGTTAAGAATTCTATTGTTTCCGGGAACCGGGCGCCTGAGGCAGGTGGCGGAATACTGGTCGGGAATGGCTCAACATTAAGGCTT from Candidatus Eisenbacteria bacterium includes the following:
- a CDS encoding right-handed parallel beta-helix repeat-containing protein, with protein sequence MRVHFAFILLAIIPAPGSAMIYNVPSSFSTIQAGLDAATAGDSVLVAAGIYAGNGNNNLGFAGKDIVLISEEGAAATIIDCQGEHFGIYFQNRESRNCIVDGFTIRGADRTAIVFGNEASSTVANCILKENTRGLSCSEASSCMIDNCLILSNGRGDGAGIYISHSSPEVKNSIVSGNRAPEAGGGILVGNGSTLRLDGCLINGCFAAGMGGGIFCGVDASALISNCTISGNAAINGGGLITGGGFIQLENSVVWGNFGGMVISNGSATISCSVVDTAEIVEWGISEIEYIGANVFSDPLFCYWIDGGYDPTSEGDYRVESSSPCLPENNPCGVLIGGLGVGCDLPDPTIQRSWGLIKSFYGGR
- a CDS encoding DUF1565 domain-containing protein, which produces MVSRQVLIVLVISLMPAVSSATTWNVYEDGSGDAPFIQAAIDSAASRDTVRVWPGTYDEDPILIYGKSLQLESTGGAEMTTIPSLYWIYGNGPETVIVSGFRIVEVNGQPAFRVALINRFEIRQCIIEGFGDNSSVAGVEEFSIDECVFRDNINQHDQAGGALAIESVHRGDITNCLFIGNQTTHWNEGGNPDLGGGGALNAWTASGYGPLRISGNLFVGNEAPRTGAVMIAGNIEFFNNTVVGNTSDLAAVYLAPDDEATIHHNVFASNDPYGLYVWLHTGWQRCCCNGYWENTGWPDFYNHEGQWAGPCLGCEDIDDWADVMMDPLFCDPDLEDYHLQNSSPLLPENHPPGSEDCGGLIGAFGAGCASSSVSEPAKPIPSSWGQIKATYK